A single window of Pseudomonadota bacterium DNA harbors:
- a CDS encoding helix-turn-helix domain-containing protein — MQSKEFLEARKKLNKTQKQLAELLGTSIKAIHSYEQEWRSVPAHVERQIFFLLSRMKKNEKTMKPCWVIKKCPLKTRKLCPAWEFQAGKLCWFINGTICECQAQKNWQEKMKICRECEVLRTLL; from the coding sequence ATGCAAAGCAAGGAGTTCTTGGAAGCCCGCAAGAAGCTCAATAAAACCCAGAAACAGCTCGCAGAACTGTTAGGCACGTCCATAAAGGCCATACACAGTTACGAGCAGGAGTGGAGGTCTGTGCCTGCACATGTTGAAAGGCAGATATTCTTTCTGCTTTCGCGGATGAAAAAGAACGAAAAGACCATGAAGCCCTGCTGGGTAATCAAAAAATGCCCATTAAAAACCAGGAAGCTATGTCCGGCATGGGAATTTCAGGCAGGAAAACTCTGCTGGTTCATCAACGGTACCATCTGCGAGTGTCAAGCCCAGAAAAACTGGCAGGAAAAAATGAAAATATGCCGTGAATGTGAAGTCCTCCGCACCTTATTATAA